The proteins below come from a single Serratia fonticola genomic window:
- a CDS encoding Gfo/Idh/MocA family protein, with protein MKQVRVGLIGTGYIGRCHAIAYAQAGTVFPLKGELVLEMLAEVTPELAALRAAEFGFVRSTGDWRELVADPAIDVVDICAPNFLHKEMALAAIAQGKHVYSEKPLALNAQDAAEMVQAARAKGVKTLVGFNYMKNPTSQLAREIIANGEIGEVVHFYGTHNEDYLADPRTPIDWHCRKATAGLGALGDLAAHIVNMAHYLVGDIVAVSGDMQTLIKQRPDPNNPAKMCQVENEDQASALVRFANGAMGTIETSRIACGRKMGLTYVVTGTKGTLSFTQERMAELKLYRHDEPAERQGFKTIMVGPKHPDYAAFCISAGHGIGFNDQKTVEIRDLVNGIAAGDRMWPDFEEGWKVSCVLDAIAASAEQRRWLDINRD; from the coding sequence ATGAAACAGGTGCGCGTTGGATTGATCGGTACCGGCTATATTGGCCGCTGTCATGCTATCGCCTATGCACAGGCTGGCACGGTGTTCCCGCTGAAAGGGGAGTTGGTGTTGGAGATGTTGGCGGAGGTCACACCCGAGCTGGCAGCCCTGCGCGCGGCGGAGTTTGGCTTCGTTCGTTCAACCGGTGACTGGCGCGAACTGGTGGCCGACCCTGCCATCGACGTGGTGGATATCTGTGCCCCGAACTTCCTGCATAAAGAGATGGCCCTGGCGGCAATTGCACAGGGCAAGCATGTTTATTCCGAGAAGCCGCTGGCGCTGAATGCGCAAGACGCCGCCGAGATGGTGCAGGCCGCGCGGGCCAAAGGGGTCAAAACCCTGGTTGGGTTCAACTATATGAAAAACCCAACCAGCCAGTTGGCACGGGAAATCATCGCTAACGGTGAAATTGGCGAGGTGGTGCATTTTTACGGTACGCATAATGAAGATTATCTGGCCGACCCGCGTACGCCGATCGACTGGCACTGCCGCAAAGCCACCGCTGGGTTGGGGGCGTTGGGCGATCTGGCGGCGCATATCGTGAACATGGCGCATTATCTGGTGGGGGATATTGTTGCGGTATCGGGCGATATGCAAACCCTGATCAAACAGCGGCCCGATCCGAACAACCCGGCCAAGATGTGCCAAGTTGAAAACGAAGATCAGGCCAGCGCGCTGGTGCGCTTTGCCAATGGCGCGATGGGCACCATAGAAACCTCACGCATTGCCTGCGGGCGCAAAATGGGTCTGACCTATGTGGTGACCGGCACCAAGGGCACCCTGAGTTTCACTCAGGAACGTATGGCCGAACTGAAACTGTATCGCCATGATGAACCGGCGGAGCGGCAGGGCTTCAAAACCATCATGGTAGGGCCAAAGCATCCGGATTATGCCGCATTCTGCATCAGCGCCGGGCATGGTATCGGCTTTAACGATCAGAAAACGGTGGAGATCCGCGATTTGGTCAATGGCATTGCAGCGGGTGATCGGATGTGGCCAGATTTTGAGGAAGGCTGGAAGGTATCCTGCGTGCTGGATGCGATTGCCGCCTCCGCCGAACAGCGCCGCTGGCTGGATATCAACCGCGATTGA
- a CDS encoding NUDIX hydrolase, translated as MIDQDFGGAKIALLYGGQVLVYLRDDNPAIPWPGCWDLPGGGREGDETPVQCVQRETEEEFGILLPARQIVWQQRYAGIKPGSPPTWFMVGEITLAQIAAIRFGNEGQCWQMMPADEFVRHPQGIAHLRQRLADRLAQLD; from the coding sequence ATGATTGACCAAGACTTTGGCGGGGCGAAAATCGCCTTGCTGTACGGCGGCCAGGTGCTGGTTTACCTGCGCGATGACAACCCGGCAATCCCCTGGCCCGGCTGCTGGGACTTGCCCGGCGGCGGACGTGAAGGGGACGAAACCCCGGTGCAATGTGTGCAACGGGAAACCGAGGAGGAGTTCGGTATTCTATTGCCCGCCCGGCAAATTGTCTGGCAGCAGCGTTACGCCGGGATCAAGCCTGGCTCGCCGCCCACCTGGTTTATGGTAGGTGAAATCACTCTCGCACAGATTGCGGCGATCCGCTTCGGTAATGAAGGGCAGTGCTGGCAAATGATGCCTGCGGATGAATTTGTACGGCACCCGCAGGGCATTGCCCATCTGCGTCAGCGGTTAGCGGATCGTCTGGCCCAGCTCGACTAA
- the phnC gene encoding phosphonate ABC transporter ATP-binding protein, with translation MAQALLKLAPTDYPGQQPIPLRKVLAVKGLGKAYQSQQRVLDDINFDLHAGEFVAVIGRSGAGKSTLLHTLNGTIPSSCGEMLHFEDDGVAQDIAQLSARQMRQWRARCGMIFQDFCLVPRLDVITNVLLGRLSHTSTLKSFFKVFDDADRARAIELLQWLNMLPHALQRAENLSGGQMQRVAICRALMQNPKILLADEPVASLDPKNTRRIMDALQKVSENDIAVMVNLHSVELVREYCTRVIGIAQGKIIFDGHPSQLNERVLQQLYGEEANQIH, from the coding sequence ATGGCGCAGGCACTGTTAAAACTGGCACCGACCGACTATCCAGGGCAGCAACCGATCCCGTTACGCAAGGTATTAGCGGTAAAAGGGCTGGGTAAGGCTTATCAATCTCAGCAACGCGTCCTCGACGACATCAATTTTGATCTGCACGCCGGGGAGTTTGTGGCGGTAATAGGCCGCTCCGGGGCCGGCAAATCAACCCTGCTGCATACGCTGAACGGCACCATTCCTTCCAGCTGTGGCGAGATGCTGCATTTTGAGGACGATGGGGTTGCACAGGATATCGCGCAGCTCTCAGCCCGCCAGATGCGCCAGTGGCGTGCCCGCTGTGGCATGATCTTCCAGGACTTTTGCCTGGTTCCCCGATTGGATGTGATCACCAACGTGCTGCTTGGCCGCCTCAGCCACACCTCAACGCTGAAATCCTTCTTCAAAGTGTTCGACGATGCCGATCGTGCGCGGGCCATCGAGCTACTGCAATGGCTGAATATGCTGCCACATGCGCTGCAACGTGCCGAAAATCTGTCCGGCGGCCAAATGCAGCGCGTCGCCATCTGCCGCGCGCTGATGCAAAACCCCAAAATTCTGCTGGCCGATGAGCCGGTTGCCTCGCTCGATCCGAAAAACACCCGCCGCATTATGGATGCGCTACAGAAAGTCAGCGAGAACGATATCGCGGTGATGGTGAACCTGCACTCGGTCGAACTGGTGAGGGAATACTGCACCCGGGTGATTGGCATCGCCCAGGGCAAAATCATTTTCGACGGCCACCCGTCGCAGCTTAATGAACGTGTTTTGCAGCAGCTGTATGGCGAAGAAGCCAATCAGATCCATTAA
- the phnD gene encoding phosphonate ABC transporter substrate-binding protein has protein sequence MKKVFTLTTMMAGVMMVFTAGAADAPKELNLGILGGQNATQQIGDNQCVKDFLDKELNVDTKLRNSSDYSGVIQGLLGGKIDLVLSMSPSSFASVYIKDPKAVDLVGIAVDDTDQSRGYHSVVVVKADSPYKKLEDLKGKSFGFADPDSTSGFLVPNQVFKKQFGGTPDNKYNNFFSSVTFSGGHEQDVLGVLNGQFEGAVTWASMIGDYNTGYTSGAFNRMIRMDHPDLMKQIRIIWQSPLIPNGPILVSNSLPADFKAKVVTAIKKLDTDNHQCFIKAMGGKQHIGEVTLAEYQTIIDMKRELTKGDR, from the coding sequence ATGAAAAAAGTATTCACACTGACCACCATGATGGCCGGCGTAATGATGGTATTTACTGCAGGTGCAGCGGATGCGCCGAAAGAGTTGAACCTGGGGATCCTGGGTGGACAGAACGCCACCCAACAGATTGGTGATAACCAGTGTGTGAAAGATTTTCTCGATAAAGAGCTGAACGTAGACACCAAGCTGCGTAACTCTTCCGACTACTCTGGCGTGATCCAGGGCCTGCTCGGGGGCAAGATCGATCTGGTGTTAAGCATGTCGCCTTCGTCGTTTGCTTCGGTGTATATCAAGGATCCCAAGGCGGTCGATCTGGTGGGGATCGCGGTGGATGATACCGATCAGTCACGCGGTTATCACTCGGTGGTGGTGGTGAAAGCCGACAGCCCTTACAAAAAGCTGGAAGATCTGAAAGGCAAATCCTTCGGCTTTGCGGATCCGGATTCGACCTCCGGTTTCCTGGTGCCAAACCAGGTGTTCAAGAAGCAGTTTGGCGGCACGCCGGATAACAAATACAACAACTTCTTCTCCAGTGTCACCTTCTCTGGTGGCCATGAGCAGGACGTACTCGGCGTGTTGAACGGCCAGTTTGAAGGCGCGGTCACCTGGGCCTCGATGATTGGCGATTACAACACCGGCTATACCAGCGGAGCCTTCAATCGGATGATCCGTATGGATCATCCGGATTTGATGAAGCAGATCCGCATTATCTGGCAGTCGCCGCTGATCCCTAATGGCCCGATCCTGGTGAGCAACTCCCTGCCTGCGGATTTCAAAGCCAAGGTGGTCACCGCCATCAAGAAGCTGGATACCGACAACCATCAGTGCTTTATCAAGGCGATGGGCGGCAAGCAGCACATTGGCGAGGTCACGCTGGCGGAATACCAGACCATTATCGATATGAAGCGTGAGCTGACCAAGGGCGATCGCTAA
- a CDS encoding cation diffusion facilitator family transporter, with translation MTTAPTTLPPVLTSTAIEQKILRRSIFCTLFIASAGIVFGIVCGSMSIVFDGMFSALDAGMCSLSLLVSRLLGQPHSRRFQYGFWHVEPLVLAFNGSLLTLLCLYAFVNAVKGIADGGRELELGWAIVYAVTVSVFCFTLYVKQTRLNKQVKSELIALDNKSWLMSACISSALLVAFILSWLMEGTRYEYLNVYADPFALALLTLVLIPVPIKTVKSAIQEVLQMTPDSLDAKVEAIMAQLTLEYGFLDYSNYATRVGRGLFIEIHIVIPPEMEHSGVHKLDKIRDQIADAIGEDSPHRWLTISFTHNAKWL, from the coding sequence ATGACGACAGCACCCACGACGTTGCCACCAGTGTTAACCAGCACGGCAATAGAACAAAAAATCCTGCGCAGGTCGATCTTCTGCACGCTGTTTATCGCCAGTGCCGGGATCGTGTTCGGGATTGTCTGCGGTTCCATGTCGATCGTGTTTGACGGTATGTTCTCGGCGTTGGATGCGGGCATGTGTTCATTATCCTTGCTGGTATCCCGCCTGCTGGGGCAACCCCATAGCCGCCGTTTTCAGTATGGGTTCTGGCATGTCGAACCGCTGGTGCTGGCATTTAACGGCAGTTTACTGACGTTGTTGTGTCTGTATGCCTTTGTGAATGCCGTCAAAGGGATTGCCGACGGAGGGCGCGAACTCGAGCTGGGCTGGGCGATTGTCTATGCCGTTACCGTCAGCGTTTTCTGCTTCACTCTCTATGTTAAGCAAACCCGGCTGAATAAGCAGGTTAAATCGGAACTGATCGCGCTGGATAACAAAAGCTGGCTGATGTCGGCCTGCATCAGTTCGGCGCTATTGGTGGCTTTTATTCTTTCCTGGCTAATGGAAGGAACCCGTTATGAATACCTCAACGTCTATGCCGACCCCTTTGCGTTGGCACTGTTGACGCTGGTATTGATCCCGGTGCCGATCAAAACGGTAAAATCTGCCATTCAGGAGGTGCTGCAGATGACGCCGGACAGCCTGGATGCCAAGGTGGAAGCCATTATGGCTCAGTTGACGCTGGAGTATGGCTTCCTGGATTATTCCAATTACGCCACCCGCGTTGGCCGCGGGCTGTTTATTGAGATCCACATCGTGATCCCGCCAGAGATGGAACACAGCGGCGTGCACAAGCTGGATAAAATCCGTGACCAGATAGCCGACGCCATTGGTGAAGATAGCCCGCACCGCTGGCTGACCATCTCCTTTACCCATAACGCCAAGTGGCTATAG
- the phnE gene encoding phosphonate ABC transporter, permease protein PhnE has product MNTDFAHYYQRIRSKQKRETLLWSLGLVALYLGAGNIAEFNLHTVWVSIPHFFDYLAETIPVLHWPLLFADGHTEGSFAYWGYRLHIQLPLIWETLQLALAATILSVLVAGGLAFLAANNTHSPATLRFAIRTLVAFLRTMPELAWAVMFVMAFGIGAIPGFMALALHTIGSLTKLFYESIETASNKPVRGLAACGATPLQRMRFGLWPQVKPIFLSYSFMRLEINFRQSTILGLVGAGGIGQELMTNIKLDRYDQVSMTLLLIIVVVSLLDYASGELRKRVVEGKA; this is encoded by the coding sequence TTGAATACCGACTTTGCACACTACTACCAACGGATCCGCAGTAAGCAGAAGCGTGAAACCCTGCTCTGGTCGCTCGGGCTGGTAGCGCTTTATCTTGGCGCAGGCAATATTGCCGAGTTCAACCTGCATACCGTCTGGGTGTCGATCCCCCATTTCTTTGACTATCTGGCAGAAACCATCCCGGTGCTGCACTGGCCGCTGCTGTTCGCCGACGGTCATACCGAAGGCTCCTTCGCCTATTGGGGCTACCGGTTACATATCCAATTACCGCTGATCTGGGAAACCTTACAACTGGCGCTGGCGGCGACCATTCTTTCCGTGCTGGTGGCAGGCGGGCTGGCCTTTTTGGCGGCCAATAACACCCACAGCCCGGCGACGTTGCGCTTTGCCATCCGCACGCTGGTGGCGTTCCTGCGTACCATGCCGGAGCTGGCCTGGGCGGTGATGTTTGTGATGGCGTTTGGCATCGGTGCCATTCCCGGTTTTATGGCGTTGGCGCTACACACCATCGGCAGCCTGACCAAGCTGTTCTATGAATCGATCGAAACCGCCTCCAACAAGCCGGTGCGCGGGCTGGCCGCCTGTGGGGCCACGCCGTTACAGCGCATGCGTTTTGGCCTGTGGCCGCAGGTCAAACCGATCTTCCTGTCCTACAGCTTTATGCGACTGGAGATCAACTTCCGCCAGTCGACCATCCTCGGCCTGGTAGGAGCAGGCGGAATTGGTCAGGAGCTGATGACCAATATCAAACTCGACCGTTACGATCAGGTCAGCATGACGCTGCTGCTGATTATCGTGGTGGTTTCGCTGCTGGATTACGCCTCCGGTGAATTACGTAAACGCGTTGTCGAGGGGAAAGCCTAA
- a CDS encoding DUF1456 family protein, translating into MINNDVLRSVRYMLAINDSKMVEIVKLDGFDVDVAAMGTYMIKEGEPGFANCPDEVMAHFLNGLVFFKRGKDDKFPAPAVELPITNNLVLKKLRVAFELKDVDLHQIFTAVEFRISKPELSALFRKEGTKNYRPCGDQMLRYFLKGLTQRIRGA; encoded by the coding sequence ATGATTAACAATGATGTGCTGCGCAGCGTGCGCTACATGCTGGCTATTAATGACTCGAAGATGGTAGAAATCGTCAAGCTGGACGGTTTTGACGTCGATGTCGCAGCCATGGGGACCTACATGATCAAGGAAGGCGAGCCGGGTTTTGCCAACTGCCCCGACGAAGTGATGGCCCATTTCCTCAATGGCCTGGTGTTCTTCAAGCGTGGCAAAGACGATAAATTCCCGGCGCCGGCGGTAGAGCTGCCGATCACCAACAACCTGGTGCTGAAAAAGCTGCGTGTGGCGTTTGAACTGAAAGATGTCGATCTGCACCAGATTTTTACCGCGGTGGAATTCCGTATCTCCAAGCCTGAGCTGAGCGCGCTGTTCCGCAAAGAAGGCACCAAAAACTACCGCCCATGTGGCGATCAGATGCTGCGCTACTTCCTGAAAGGGCTGACCCAGCGCATCCGCGGCGCATAA
- a CDS encoding DUF523 domain-containing protein, whose protein sequence is MPPKILLSACLAGFNVRYNASSKTVIDTTLQQWQKEGRLVVCCPELAAGFSTPRPPAEIAAAANGAEVIANQARVIDAQGNDVTDQYLLGAHLALDTARLHGCRFALLSDRSPSCGSQTIYNGAFNGQTQPGSGVTAELLRQHGIEVFSEHQVDALIERVRLVELGQTIR, encoded by the coding sequence ATGCCGCCGAAAATCTTGCTCAGTGCCTGCCTGGCCGGTTTCAACGTACGTTATAACGCCTCCAGCAAAACCGTTATCGATACCACCTTACAGCAGTGGCAAAAGGAGGGGCGATTGGTGGTGTGCTGCCCCGAATTGGCCGCAGGTTTCTCCACGCCGCGCCCGCCAGCAGAGATTGCGGCCGCTGCTAATGGCGCTGAGGTGATAGCCAACCAGGCCAGAGTGATCGACGCGCAAGGGAACGACGTTACCGACCAGTATCTGTTGGGTGCCCATCTGGCGCTGGATACCGCTCGCCTGCATGGCTGCCGTTTTGCCCTATTGAGCGATCGCAGTCCTTCCTGCGGGAGCCAGACCATTTACAACGGTGCATTCAACGGTCAAACCCAGCCCGGCAGCGGCGTCACCGCTGAGCTGCTACGCCAACATGGCATCGAAGTATTTTCCGAGCATCAGGTCGACGCGTTGATCGAGCGTGTCCGGTTAGTCGAGCTGGGCCAGACGATCCGCTAA
- the dctP gene encoding TRAP transporter substrate-binding protein DctP, with the protein MQPIHQVRKILAVLLATLLLPTAVSATQTLVYTDHEPLGGMRTRFIQEVFFPAIEKESQGRLKIEAHWDSKLATGYDALSVVGKPGTADMAIVVPEYSAKTLPLHQIFKSFPTGPTGDQQVAFFRHVYAEIPAFPAELAKQNAVNLLFSTGYPVAFFSTKPLDRLEDIKGQKWRSASFWHQDFLRNAGATPVSMPWGDEIYQAMRAGKLDGLMVNVDGGYQLNVHKVAPNVLYSEKLWMGHVYLLVMNKDTWDKLAQQDKQAIERAAATAYQTLGTVMNASFDAQVAELKKDGISIRTLQPKELEQWQAATRYREVQAAWVKEQEGKGLKEAGPVLQQVGEMVNDAMQ; encoded by the coding sequence ATGCAACCCATACATCAGGTCAGGAAAATTTTGGCCGTGCTCTTAGCCACATTGCTGTTACCCACGGCAGTATCGGCAACCCAAACTTTGGTCTATACCGATCATGAACCGCTGGGCGGGATGCGCACGCGGTTTATTCAAGAGGTATTTTTCCCTGCTATTGAAAAAGAATCCCAAGGACGTCTGAAAATAGAAGCTCATTGGGATAGCAAACTCGCTACCGGTTATGATGCCCTCAGCGTGGTGGGCAAACCAGGTACGGCGGATATGGCCATTGTGGTGCCCGAATACTCCGCTAAAACGCTGCCCCTGCACCAAATATTCAAAAGCTTCCCCACTGGCCCAACTGGTGACCAGCAGGTTGCCTTCTTCCGCCATGTCTATGCGGAAATCCCCGCGTTCCCTGCTGAGTTAGCCAAACAAAACGCCGTCAATCTGTTGTTCAGCACCGGCTATCCGGTGGCCTTTTTCAGCACCAAGCCGTTAGACCGTCTGGAGGATATAAAAGGGCAAAAGTGGCGTTCCGCCAGCTTCTGGCATCAGGACTTTTTGCGTAATGCCGGAGCCACCCCGGTTTCCATGCCTTGGGGAGACGAGATCTACCAAGCCATGCGAGCCGGTAAGCTGGATGGGTTAATGGTGAACGTGGACGGCGGTTATCAGCTAAACGTGCATAAAGTCGCTCCCAACGTCCTGTACTCCGAAAAGCTTTGGATGGGGCACGTCTATCTGTTGGTGATGAACAAGGACACCTGGGATAAGCTGGCACAGCAGGATAAGCAAGCCATTGAGCGCGCTGCCGCAACCGCCTATCAAACCTTGGGCACGGTGATGAACGCCAGCTTTGACGCTCAGGTAGCCGAGCTGAAAAAAGACGGCATAAGCATTCGCACGCTGCAACCCAAGGAGCTGGAGCAATGGCAGGCAGCTACCCGCTATCGGGAAGTTCAGGCTGCCTGGGTGAAGGAGCAGGAAGGAAAAGGGCTTAAGGAGGCTGGACCTGTCCTGCAACAGGTCGGTGAAATGGTGAATGACGCCATGCAATAG
- the sseA gene encoding 3-mercaptopyruvate sulfurtransferase, with protein sequence MNSAFLVTAQWLEQHINDENLTLVDVRMAPVGQVPKQDMLAEFERGHIPGAVYFDIDDVADKNTTLPHMLPTAEAFAAAVGKLGINDQQTIVFYDGGNQFSAPRGWWTFRNFGAQNVFVLDEGLQGWTSRGNALETGPAQPTPAIFRSHFNAEAVVDMQQVEQAMNDQRQILDARAAPRFYAQAPEPRPGLHRGHIPGSINIPYGDLLENGRFKSLEALKKTFDEKGVDINAPTIVSCGSGVTAAVLAFGLQSLGAKQVKLYDGAWSEWGALSGKQPIAQDESTDH encoded by the coding sequence ATGAACTCTGCTTTTTTAGTGACCGCGCAATGGCTTGAGCAACATATCAACGATGAAAATCTGACGCTGGTTGACGTGCGTATGGCACCTGTCGGTCAGGTGCCGAAGCAAGACATGTTGGCCGAATTTGAGCGGGGCCATATACCCGGTGCGGTGTATTTCGATATTGATGACGTCGCGGATAAAAATACGACGCTGCCGCATATGCTGCCCACGGCAGAAGCCTTTGCCGCCGCCGTAGGTAAACTGGGCATCAATGACCAACAGACCATTGTTTTCTATGATGGAGGCAATCAGTTCTCTGCCCCACGCGGTTGGTGGACGTTCCGTAATTTCGGTGCACAAAATGTATTCGTGCTCGATGAAGGTTTGCAAGGTTGGACATCACGCGGTAACGCCTTGGAAACCGGCCCCGCACAGCCTACCCCTGCCATCTTCCGCTCACACTTTAATGCCGAAGCGGTGGTGGATATGCAGCAGGTGGAACAGGCGATGAACGACCAGCGGCAAATCCTCGACGCCCGTGCCGCACCACGTTTCTATGCCCAAGCCCCGGAACCCCGCCCTGGCCTGCACCGTGGCCATATTCCGGGCAGCATCAATATTCCATATGGCGATCTGCTTGAGAACGGGCGTTTCAAATCACTCGAAGCGCTGAAAAAAACCTTCGATGAAAAAGGGGTCGATATCAACGCCCCCACCATCGTCAGCTGTGGTTCTGGCGTCACCGCCGCGGTGCTGGCCTTTGGCCTGCAATCACTGGGTGCCAAGCAGGTGAAACTCTATGACGGTGCCTGGAGCGAATGGGGTGCATTGAGCGGCAAGCAGCCGATCGCCCAAGATGAGTCAACTGACCACTAA
- a CDS encoding GNAT family N-acetyltransferase: MSQLTTNKEAIVFTIRQALPADLATVREIGIASYLAHFAELWQNQQELQAFLSKDFAEQALEPSLQDRDTCWLLAYEGETPVGFAKLNFDSLQAATATLGAELQKIYFLPQFAGRGYGERLYAEIQRRAIERGQSILWLDVLKSNLAGQRFYQRQGMAIVGEESYTSVSQSVAMWVMAKNL; the protein is encoded by the coding sequence ATGAGTCAACTGACCACTAACAAAGAGGCTATCGTGTTCACGATCCGTCAAGCGTTGCCCGCTGATTTAGCGACCGTGCGGGAAATCGGGATTGCCAGCTACCTCGCTCACTTTGCTGAACTTTGGCAAAACCAGCAGGAGTTGCAGGCGTTTCTGAGCAAGGATTTTGCCGAACAGGCGTTGGAGCCCTCATTGCAAGACCGCGATACCTGCTGGCTGCTTGCCTATGAGGGGGAGACGCCGGTAGGCTTTGCCAAGCTTAATTTCGACAGCCTGCAGGCAGCAACCGCAACCCTCGGGGCCGAGCTGCAGAAGATTTATTTCCTGCCGCAGTTTGCCGGACGCGGCTATGGGGAACGGCTATATGCCGAAATACAGCGACGAGCCATTGAGAGAGGGCAATCCATCCTGTGGCTGGACGTGCTGAAAAGCAACTTGGCTGGCCAACGCTTTTATCAGCGGCAAGGCATGGCGATCGTGGGTGAGGAAAGCTATACCAGCGTCAGCCAATCCGTGGCCATGTGGGTGATGGCGAAAAACCTATAG
- the phnE gene encoding phosphonate ABC transporter, permease protein PhnE → MSVQPISATNLQQLKQQNPEIFSRQGRYLRTLGMITVAIVLYYVFFFLVCGISWPQFANGCQQISRYFMRMFVWHDFANWPFGYYFQQIFITLAIVFAGTITATLLALPLSFLAARNVMSSPVLRPIATLVRRLLDILRGIDMAIWGLIFVRAVGMGPLAGVLAIVMQDIGLLGKLYAEGHEAVDKSPSRGLTAVGANGLQKHRYGIFTQSFPTFLALSLYQIESNTRSAAVLGFVGAGGIGLVYAENMRLWNWDVVMFITLILVVIVMLMDKISAILRNKYIVGEEIPLYPKNH, encoded by the coding sequence ATGTCCGTTCAGCCGATCTCTGCCACCAATCTGCAGCAACTCAAGCAGCAGAACCCGGAAATCTTCTCACGCCAAGGGCGCTATCTGCGTACCCTAGGCATGATTACCGTGGCGATTGTGTTGTATTACGTCTTCTTCTTCCTGGTGTGTGGCATTTCCTGGCCGCAGTTTGCCAACGGTTGCCAACAGATTAGCCGCTACTTTATGCGCATGTTTGTCTGGCATGACTTTGCCAACTGGCCGTTTGGCTATTATTTCCAACAGATCTTTATCACTCTGGCGATCGTGTTTGCTGGCACTATTACGGCAACGCTGCTCGCTTTACCGCTGTCGTTTCTTGCCGCGCGCAACGTAATGTCCTCGCCTGTGCTACGGCCAATTGCGACGCTGGTTCGCCGCCTGTTGGATATTCTGCGGGGGATTGATATGGCTATCTGGGGTCTGATTTTTGTGCGTGCCGTGGGCATGGGGCCGCTGGCCGGGGTGTTGGCCATCGTGATGCAGGATATCGGCCTGCTTGGCAAGCTGTATGCCGAAGGCCACGAAGCGGTGGATAAATCTCCCAGTCGTGGGCTGACGGCGGTGGGCGCTAATGGGCTGCAAAAACACCGTTATGGCATTTTCACCCAATCCTTCCCGACCTTCCTGGCGCTGAGCCTGTACCAGATTGAGTCCAATACCCGTTCGGCGGCGGTGCTCGGTTTTGTCGGCGCTGGGGGGATCGGCCTGGTCTATGCCGAGAACATGCGGCTGTGGAACTGGGACGTCGTGATGTTTATCACCCTGATCCTGGTGGTGATCGTGATGCTGATGGACAAGATCTCCGCCATCCTGCGTAACAAATATATCGTTGGTGAAGAAATTCCGCTTTACCCGAAAAATCATTAA